The proteins below come from a single Thermopolyspora flexuosa genomic window:
- the tuf gene encoding elongation factor Tu has translation MAKRAYVRTKPHLNIGTIGHVDHGKTTLTAAITKVLSEHGGARYVPFERIDRAPEEARRGITINISHVEYETASRHYAHVDMPGHADYVKNMITGAAQLDGAILVVSAQDGVMPQTREHVLLARRVGVEHVVVALNKADGADPELADLVELEVRELLAEHGYRDVPVVRVSGLRALEGDPRWIAAIQELLQAVDDHIPVPVRYTDAPFLLPVENVLTVTGRGTVVTGAIERGRIRVGESVTAVGLGEGFTAVVTGVETFGKTMEYGEAGDNAALLLRGIRRDQVRRGQVLAAPGSITAHTRFTAEVYLLTAAEGGRSTPIATGYRPQFYLRTADVPGRIDLGEESLALPGETVTVTVELGRPVALETGLGFAIREGGRTVGGGSITALLD, from the coding sequence ATGGCCAAGCGGGCCTACGTACGCACCAAGCCACATCTCAACATAGGGACGATCGGTCACGTCGACCACGGGAAGACGACTCTCACCGCCGCGATCACCAAGGTGCTCAGCGAGCACGGCGGCGCGAGGTACGTGCCGTTCGAGCGGATCGACCGGGCTCCGGAGGAGGCGCGGCGCGGCATCACCATCAACATCTCGCACGTCGAGTACGAGACCGCGAGCCGGCACTACGCCCACGTGGACATGCCCGGCCACGCCGACTACGTGAAGAACATGATCACGGGGGCGGCGCAGCTCGACGGGGCGATCCTCGTGGTGTCCGCGCAGGACGGCGTGATGCCGCAGACCCGCGAGCACGTGCTGCTCGCCCGGCGGGTCGGGGTGGAGCACGTGGTGGTCGCGCTCAACAAGGCCGACGGCGCCGACCCGGAGCTCGCCGACCTCGTCGAGCTGGAGGTGCGCGAGCTGCTCGCCGAGCACGGGTACCGGGACGTGCCGGTGGTGCGGGTCTCCGGGCTGCGCGCCCTGGAGGGCGACCCGCGGTGGATCGCCGCGATCCAGGAGCTGCTGCAGGCGGTCGACGACCACATCCCGGTCCCGGTCCGGTACACCGACGCGCCGTTCCTGCTCCCGGTGGAGAACGTGCTCACCGTCACCGGCCGGGGCACCGTGGTGACCGGGGCGATCGAGCGCGGCCGGATCCGGGTCGGCGAGAGCGTGACCGCGGTCGGCCTCGGCGAGGGCTTCACCGCCGTGGTCACCGGGGTGGAGACCTTCGGCAAGACGATGGAGTACGGCGAGGCGGGCGACAACGCCGCGCTGCTGCTCCGCGGCATCCGGCGCGACCAGGTACGGCGCGGCCAGGTGCTCGCCGCGCCGGGCAGCATCACCGCGCACACCCGGTTCACCGCGGAGGTCTACCTGCTCACCGCCGCCGAGGGCGGGCGCAGCACCCCGATCGCCACCGGCTACCGGCCGCAGTTCTACCTGCGCACCGCGGACGTGCCCGGCCGGATCGACCTCGGCGAGGAGTCCCTCGCCCTGCCCGGCGAGACCGTCACGGTCACCGTCGAGCTGGGCAGGCCGGTGGCGCTGGAGACCGGGCTCGGCTTCGCCATCCGGGAGGGCGGCCGCACGGTCGGCGGTGGCAGCATCACCGCCCTGCTCGACTAG
- a CDS encoding cytochrome P450 gives MSDTEFPLIQFTREGFDPVNELAQIRAEHAVYPLKIPGGSTVWFVTRYEDVRAVLGDHERFSNDFANVIGMGSQQEDPGGLGFRDPPEHTRLRKLLTPEFTVKRLRRLEPRIEAIVNSHLDAMEKQGPPVDFVKEFALPIPSKVVCELLGVSYEEQARFEAYAKDRFDFSGGPEASIAAVNQSMEYLTELVARERRNPGDGLLGSLLRNHGDELSDRELASIADGILTGGHDTSTSMLALGTLWLLRNPEHFARIREDDSAVPPLVEELLRYLTVVQVAFPRFAREDLVLAGQEIKKGEMVLCSLVGANRDPSLRREGDPDMDTVDPSRDLPSHVAFGHGIHHCVGAPLARMELRIAFPALARRFPTLRLAVPWEEVAWRKLAIVYGLESLPVAW, from the coding sequence ATGTCTGACACCGAGTTCCCGCTCATACAGTTCACCCGTGAGGGCTTCGACCCGGTGAACGAACTGGCGCAGATCCGCGCCGAACACGCCGTCTATCCGCTGAAGATTCCGGGCGGGAGCACGGTCTGGTTCGTCACCCGCTACGAGGACGTGCGGGCCGTCCTGGGCGACCACGAGCGCTTCAGCAACGACTTCGCCAACGTCATCGGCATGGGGTCGCAGCAGGAGGACCCGGGTGGCCTGGGCTTCCGCGACCCGCCGGAGCACACCCGGCTGCGCAAGCTGCTCACCCCGGAGTTCACCGTCAAGCGGCTGCGCCGGCTCGAGCCGCGTATCGAGGCGATCGTCAACAGCCACCTCGACGCGATGGAGAAGCAGGGCCCGCCGGTCGACTTCGTCAAGGAGTTCGCCCTGCCGATCCCGTCCAAGGTGGTGTGCGAGCTGCTCGGCGTGTCGTACGAGGAGCAGGCGCGGTTCGAGGCGTACGCCAAGGACCGGTTCGACTTCTCCGGCGGCCCGGAGGCGTCGATCGCCGCGGTCAACCAGTCGATGGAGTACCTCACCGAGCTGGTGGCGCGCGAGCGGCGCAACCCCGGTGACGGGCTGCTCGGCTCGCTGCTGCGCAACCACGGCGACGAGCTGTCCGACCGCGAGCTGGCGAGCATCGCCGACGGCATCCTCACCGGCGGGCACGACACGAGCACGAGCATGCTCGCCCTCGGCACGCTGTGGCTGCTGCGCAACCCCGAGCACTTCGCCCGGATCCGGGAGGACGACTCGGCGGTCCCGCCGCTCGTGGAGGAGCTGCTGCGCTACCTCACCGTGGTGCAGGTCGCCTTCCCCCGGTTCGCCCGCGAGGACCTCGTGCTCGCCGGTCAGGAGATCAAGAAGGGCGAGATGGTGCTCTGCTCGCTGGTCGGCGCCAACCGCGACCCGTCGCTGCGCCGCGAGGGCGACCCGGACATGGACACCGTGGACCCCTCCCGCGACCTGCCCTCGCACGTCGCGTTCGGCCACGGCATCCACCACTGCGTGGGCGCGCCGCTCGCCCGGATGGAGCTGCGCATCGCGTTCCCCGCGCTGGCGCGCCGGTTCCCGACGCTGCGGCTCGCCGTGCCGTGGGAGGAGGTCGCGTGGCGGAAGCTCGCGATCGTCTACGGCCTCGAGTCGCTGCCCGTGGCCTGGTAG
- a CDS encoding histone-like nucleoid-structuring protein Lsr2, producing the protein MARKTVVTLTDDIDGELADETVRFGIDGVYYEIDLRESNARKLREILRPYQSAARRTSPPTRGKASRGRSSGADRERSAEIRAWAKQHGLPVSERGRISAALVAAYKANDPSRFKETGSGRQA; encoded by the coding sequence ATGGCACGGAAGACCGTCGTTACCCTCACCGACGACATCGACGGCGAACTCGCCGACGAGACGGTCAGGTTCGGGATTGACGGCGTCTACTACGAGATCGACCTGCGCGAAAGCAACGCCCGGAAACTGCGCGAGATCCTGCGGCCCTACCAGTCCGCGGCCCGCCGGACGAGCCCGCCCACCCGGGGAAAGGCGAGCAGGGGGCGCTCCTCCGGGGCCGACCGGGAACGCTCGGCGGAGATCCGCGCCTGGGCGAAGCAGCACGGCCTTCCGGTGAGCGAGCGCGGCCGCATCTCCGCGGCCCTCGTCGCCGCGTACAAGGCGAACGACCCGAGCCGGTTCAAGGAGACCGGCTCGGGTCGGCAGGCGTAA
- a CDS encoding adenylate kinase family protein, whose protein sequence is MRKYVVMGVPGGGKGTQARMLCRDLGLVHISVGAIFRWHVRNHTRLGTRVRRVIAGGGLVDDETVNRVVRERLDQHDWNHGFVIDGFPRNRAQAEFFAERYDVDAVVLLDLPDEEARRRVLARRLCARCGRDHNLVAHPPRTPGRCDACGGELVAREDDTPEAVEARLREHHATIGPVLELLRGKEPVVEVDARPDPVTVQRSIRAALGLPPYEPED, encoded by the coding sequence ATGCGCAAATACGTGGTGATGGGCGTTCCAGGCGGCGGGAAGGGAACGCAGGCCCGGATGCTCTGCCGCGACCTCGGCCTGGTGCACATCAGCGTCGGCGCGATTTTCCGCTGGCATGTGCGCAATCACACCCGGCTCGGCACCCGGGTGCGACGGGTAATCGCCGGAGGCGGGCTCGTCGACGACGAGACGGTGAACCGGGTGGTGCGCGAGCGGCTCGACCAGCACGACTGGAACCACGGTTTCGTCATCGACGGTTTCCCGCGTAACCGGGCGCAGGCCGAGTTCTTTGCGGAACGGTACGACGTCGACGCGGTGGTGCTGCTGGACCTGCCCGACGAGGAGGCACGGCGGCGGGTGCTCGCCCGCCGGCTGTGCGCGCGCTGCGGCCGGGACCACAACCTCGTCGCGCACCCGCCGCGCACCCCGGGCCGCTGCGACGCCTGCGGCGGGGAGCTGGTGGCCCGGGAGGACGACACGCCCGAGGCGGTGGAGGCGCGGCTGCGCGAGCACCACGCCACGATCGGCCCGGTGCTGGAGCTGCTGCGCGGCAAGGAGCCGGTGGTCGAGGTGGACGCGCGGCCGGACCCGGTCACGGTGCAGCGGAGCATCCGCGCCGCGCTGGGGCTGCCGCCGTACGAGCCGGAGGACTGA
- a CDS encoding acetyl-CoA carboxylase biotin carboxylase subunit: MFNTILIANRGEIALRVLRTCREMGIRAVVAHSTADRDTPAVRLADESIQIGPPQPKRSYLNPAAIVAAALQTGAEAIHPGYGFLSENPEFAEICQAHGLTLIGPPPEVIARLGDKSSARAFAIEARLPVLPGSSGEVADPGEAKRIADEAGYPVVIKAAAGGGGRAMRVVRDPREFLPAFTATRREAVALFGDGRVYVEKYLDAARHIEVQVLADRHGDVIHLGARDCSIQRRRQKVIEETPPPGLPEKAIERLGELAVRAARTAGYVGAGTFEFVLDEDGGVYFIEANCRLQVEHPITEMVTGIDLVREQLLIAAGRRLGHAQPDVVPYGVALECRVNAEDPFRNFVPTPGLVTEFTPPGGPFTRVDTHVEPNLRITADYDPLLAKVAVWAPTRDEVLARMDRALGEFRIAGPGLCTNLPFLRDVLAHPLFRHAKHTTALVDQMMSAPLP, translated from the coding sequence ATGTTCAACACGATCCTCATCGCGAACCGGGGCGAGATCGCGCTGCGCGTGCTGCGCACCTGCCGCGAGATGGGCATCCGCGCGGTGGTCGCCCACTCGACCGCCGACCGGGACACCCCCGCGGTACGGCTCGCCGACGAGTCGATCCAGATCGGCCCGCCGCAGCCGAAGCGCAGCTACCTCAACCCGGCCGCGATCGTCGCCGCCGCGCTGCAGACCGGCGCCGAGGCGATCCACCCGGGCTACGGCTTCCTGTCGGAGAACCCGGAGTTCGCGGAGATCTGCCAGGCGCACGGGCTCACGCTGATCGGCCCGCCGCCCGAGGTGATCGCCCGCCTCGGCGACAAGTCCTCGGCCCGGGCGTTCGCGATCGAGGCGCGGCTGCCGGTGCTGCCGGGCAGCTCCGGCGAGGTCGCCGACCCCGGCGAGGCGAAGCGCATCGCCGACGAGGCCGGGTACCCGGTGGTGATCAAGGCGGCCGCGGGCGGCGGCGGCCGGGCGATGCGGGTGGTGCGCGACCCCCGCGAGTTCCTGCCCGCGTTCACCGCCACCCGCCGGGAGGCCGTGGCGCTGTTCGGCGACGGCCGGGTCTACGTGGAGAAGTACCTGGACGCGGCCCGGCACATCGAGGTGCAGGTGCTCGCCGACCGGCACGGCGACGTCATCCACCTCGGCGCGCGGGACTGCTCGATCCAGCGCCGCAGGCAGAAGGTGATCGAGGAGACGCCGCCGCCCGGCCTGCCGGAGAAGGCGATCGAGCGCCTCGGCGAGCTCGCGGTGCGGGCCGCCCGGACCGCCGGGTACGTCGGGGCGGGCACGTTCGAGTTCGTGCTCGACGAGGACGGCGGCGTGTACTTCATCGAGGCGAACTGCCGGCTCCAGGTGGAGCACCCGATCACCGAGATGGTGACCGGCATCGACCTCGTCCGCGAGCAGCTGCTCATCGCCGCGGGCCGGCGGCTCGGCCACGCCCAGCCGGACGTGGTGCCGTACGGCGTGGCCCTGGAGTGCCGGGTGAACGCCGAGGACCCGTTCCGCAACTTCGTGCCCACGCCGGGCCTGGTGACCGAGTTCACCCCGCCGGGCGGGCCGTTCACCCGGGTGGACACGCACGTCGAGCCGAACCTGCGGATCACCGCCGACTACGACCCGCTGCTGGCGAAGGTGGCGGTGTGGGCGCCGACGCGGGACGAGGTGCTCGCCCGGATGGACCGGGCGCTCGGCGAGTTCCGCATCGCCGGGCCGGGCCTGTGCACGAACCTGCCGTTCCTGCGGGACGTGCTCGCCCATCCGCTGTTCCGGCACGCCAAGCACACCACGGCGCTGGTCGACCAAATGATGTCGGCGCCGTTGCCGTGA
- the accB gene encoding acetyl-CoA carboxylase biotin carboxyl carrier protein, producing the protein MSQGMGQGGMSQDGLHGGLPPAGARPEELLAWIAGYAAELNTGAGPLRRIAITSGATAVEVEWATPEQAAPAPAAGDRAAAADPRAWQPGAPHPNGAAPAPPPAPPPAGPPAAQQAAPNGDTPAGPVPDAAAEDAVVISAPMVGTFYRAPEPGAPPYVEVGDMVEPGQQIGIIEAMKLMNPILAEQAGRVGEILVGDGTPVEYGQPLIVLRPGDTQ; encoded by the coding sequence ATGAGCCAGGGCATGGGCCAGGGCGGCATGAGCCAGGACGGCCTGCACGGCGGCCTGCCGCCCGCGGGGGCGCGGCCCGAGGAGCTGCTCGCCTGGATCGCCGGGTACGCGGCCGAGCTCAACACCGGCGCGGGCCCGCTGCGGCGCATCGCGATCACCAGCGGCGCCACCGCGGTCGAGGTGGAGTGGGCCACGCCCGAGCAGGCCGCCCCCGCCCCCGCCGCCGGTGACCGCGCCGCGGCCGCGGACCCGCGGGCCTGGCAGCCGGGCGCCCCGCACCCGAACGGCGCGGCGCCGGCCCCGCCCCCGGCCCCGCCGCCGGCCGGGCCGCCCGCCGCGCAGCAGGCCGCGCCGAACGGCGACACGCCCGCGGGCCCCGTGCCGGACGCCGCGGCCGAGGACGCCGTGGTGATCTCGGCGCCCATGGTCGGCACCTTCTACCGCGCGCCCGAACCGGGCGCCCCGCCGTACGTCGAGGTCGGCGACATGGTGGAGCCCGGGCAGCAGATCGGGATCATCGAGGCGATGAAGCTGATGAACCCGATCCTCGCCGAGCAGGCCGGCAGGGTCGGCGAGATCCTCGTCGGCGACGGCACACCGGTCGAGTACGGCCAGCCGCTGATCGTTCTCCGGCCGGGCGACACCCAGTGA
- a CDS encoding acetyl-CoA carboxylase carboxyltransferase subunit alpha, producing MRLDTRATGKWLSCGRCRELVYAEHFERDQRICPYCGHHARLTARERLGTLLDPSPTPIAAAPTVDDPLGFADVRPYRERLARARRDTGLDEAVLCVAGTILGRPVVAAVMDFAFLGGSLGCAVGERITAAADRALATATPLLIVSASGGARMQEGVLSLMQMAKTAQALGALDAAGIPVISLVTDPTYGGVAASYATLADVILAEPGAHMGFAGPRVIAQTIRQPLPEGFQTAEKLLAQGLIDAVRPRTALRAVIAQLLDAAAWGRGARTVPEAWRDAAPPLARRPEELPERDAWETVRLARNPGRPTTLDYTAWLLDEFLELGGDRASGDCPAIVGGIGRLDGVPLVVIGHQKGHDTRELVARNFGMSSPAGYRKAARLMRLADKLRLPVLTLVDTPGAYPGVEAEEGGQAHAIAENLRLMSRLSVPVVTVITGEGGSGGALALAVADRVLALSNAVYSVISPEGCAAILWRDASAAPQAAAALHLTARDLLGHGVVDAVIREPGGGAHEDPLRTAQLVRGAVAAALHELLRLGPERLVAERARRFRGYGVARKEVAV from the coding sequence ATGCGACTGGACACCAGGGCGACCGGGAAGTGGCTGAGCTGCGGTCGATGCCGTGAGCTGGTGTACGCCGAGCACTTCGAGCGCGACCAGCGGATCTGCCCGTACTGCGGGCACCACGCCCGGCTCACCGCCCGCGAGCGCCTCGGCACGCTCCTCGACCCCTCGCCCACCCCGATCGCGGCCGCGCCCACCGTGGACGACCCGCTCGGCTTCGCCGACGTCCGGCCGTACCGGGAGCGGCTCGCGCGGGCCCGGCGGGACACCGGCCTCGACGAGGCGGTGCTGTGCGTCGCGGGGACGATCCTCGGCCGCCCGGTCGTGGCCGCGGTGATGGACTTCGCGTTCCTCGGCGGCAGCCTCGGCTGCGCGGTGGGCGAGCGCATCACCGCCGCGGCCGACCGCGCCCTCGCCACCGCCACCCCGCTGCTGATCGTCAGCGCCTCGGGCGGGGCCCGCATGCAGGAGGGCGTGCTGTCGCTCATGCAGATGGCGAAGACCGCGCAGGCGCTCGGCGCGCTCGACGCCGCCGGCATTCCGGTGATCTCGCTCGTCACCGACCCCACGTACGGCGGGGTCGCGGCCTCGTACGCCACCCTCGCCGACGTGATCCTCGCCGAGCCGGGGGCGCACATGGGCTTCGCCGGTCCCCGGGTGATCGCGCAGACCATCCGGCAGCCGCTGCCCGAGGGCTTCCAGACCGCCGAGAAGCTGCTCGCGCAGGGGTTGATCGACGCGGTACGGCCGCGCACCGCGCTGCGCGCCGTGATCGCGCAGCTGCTCGACGCGGCCGCCTGGGGCCGGGGCGCCCGGACGGTCCCGGAGGCGTGGCGGGACGCGGCGCCGCCGCTCGCCCGGCGGCCCGAGGAGCTGCCCGAGCGCGACGCCTGGGAGACGGTACGGCTCGCCCGCAACCCGGGGCGGCCGACCACGCTCGACTACACCGCCTGGCTGCTCGACGAGTTCCTCGAGCTCGGCGGCGACCGGGCCTCCGGCGACTGCCCGGCGATCGTGGGCGGCATCGGCCGCCTCGACGGGGTGCCGCTCGTGGTGATCGGGCACCAGAAGGGCCACGACACGCGCGAGCTCGTCGCCCGCAACTTCGGCATGTCCTCCCCGGCCGGCTACCGCAAGGCCGCCCGGCTGATGCGGCTCGCCGACAAGCTCCGCCTGCCGGTCCTGACCCTGGTGGACACGCCCGGGGCGTACCCCGGCGTGGAGGCCGAGGAGGGCGGCCAGGCGCACGCGATCGCGGAGAACCTGCGGCTGATGTCCCGGCTGTCGGTGCCCGTGGTCACCGTGATCACCGGCGAGGGCGGCAGCGGCGGGGCGCTCGCGCTCGCCGTGGCCGACCGGGTGCTCGCGCTGTCCAACGCGGTCTACTCGGTGATCAGCCCGGAGGGCTGCGCGGCGATCCTGTGGCGCGACGCGAGCGCCGCCCCGCAGGCCGCGGCCGCGCTCCACCTCACCGCGCGCGACCTGCTCGGCCACGGGGTGGTCGACGCGGTCATCCGCGAGCCGGGCGGCGGCGCCCACGAGGACCCGCTGCGCACCGCCCAGCTCGTGCGCGGCGCGGTGGCCGCGGCGCTGCACGAGCTGCTGCGGCTCGGCCCGGAGCGGCTGGTGGCCGAGCGCGCCCGGCGGTTCCGCGGGTACGGCGTGGCCCGGAAGGAGGTCGCCGTATGA
- a CDS encoding AfsR/SARP family transcriptional regulator, translated as MEFRVLGSLEVLDGACEITPSAAKVRAVLAMLVLRHNQIVSTREFIDELWGERPPPSALSTLHTYVYKLRKTLGRGGAATLATKPYGYLLQVDPAAVDLHEFERRVAEGRRLLDQGDAERASRALVGALGLWRGPALANVVPGELLSAQITRLEESRLRALELRIEADLRLGRHRELISELKELTLIHPLNEEFHAKLMAALHACGRRVEALEVFQSLRRRLVDQLGLEPSPELRRLQQRLLAADDAGPLPAEPREEAVTVVERRPAQLPPDIADFVGRAAEREWLAVALDRSARAGTAVRVACLTGMPGVGKTALAVHAAHRARQAYPAGQLFARLTAPDGSPVDPGEVLGGFLRAAGVPDERIPADPGERSTMFRTWTAGRPALVVLDDACGAEQVQPLLPGSAECAVIVTSRYGLHGVAGARVLALDVPDEAECLELLALIIGEARVEQERREAERIVRLCGGLPLALRCAGSRLAASQGLALRNYADRLADPATRLDELCVSNLDVRAALDASYRRLDPPERSLFRLLGLLRTPDVAPSHAAALLGCETARAARLLARLADASLLRVRPGDDGEVRYTLHELVRLFARECLEEELDRARSGEPPLAEEDAEEETEETVAVPLEGLQR; from the coding sequence ATGGAATTTCGGGTTCTGGGGTCTCTGGAGGTCCTCGACGGGGCCTGCGAGATCACGCCGAGCGCCGCGAAGGTGCGCGCGGTGCTGGCGATGCTGGTGCTCCGCCACAACCAAATCGTCTCGACCCGCGAATTCATCGACGAGCTGTGGGGGGAGCGGCCGCCGCCGAGCGCGCTTTCCACGCTGCACACCTATGTCTACAAACTGCGCAAGACGCTCGGCCGCGGCGGCGCCGCGACGCTCGCCACCAAGCCGTACGGCTACCTGCTCCAGGTCGACCCGGCCGCGGTGGACCTGCACGAGTTCGAGCGCCGGGTGGCCGAGGGCCGCAGGCTGCTCGACCAGGGGGACGCCGAGCGGGCCTCGCGCGCGCTGGTCGGCGCGCTCGGGCTGTGGCGGGGACCGGCGCTGGCGAACGTGGTGCCCGGCGAGCTGCTGTCCGCGCAGATCACCCGGCTGGAGGAGAGCCGGCTGCGCGCGCTCGAGCTGCGCATCGAGGCCGACCTGCGGCTGGGCCGGCACCGGGAGCTGATCAGCGAGCTGAAGGAGCTCACCCTCATCCACCCGCTCAACGAGGAGTTCCACGCCAAGCTCATGGCGGCGCTGCACGCGTGCGGGCGCCGGGTGGAGGCGCTGGAGGTGTTCCAGAGCCTGCGCCGCCGCCTCGTCGACCAGCTCGGCCTGGAGCCGTCCCCGGAGCTGCGCCGCCTCCAGCAGCGTCTGCTCGCCGCGGACGACGCCGGCCCGCTGCCGGCCGAGCCGCGCGAGGAGGCGGTGACCGTGGTGGAGCGCCGCCCGGCCCAGCTCCCGCCGGACATCGCCGACTTCGTGGGCCGCGCCGCGGAGCGGGAGTGGCTGGCGGTCGCGCTCGACCGGTCCGCGAGGGCGGGGACCGCGGTCCGGGTGGCCTGCCTCACCGGCATGCCGGGGGTGGGCAAGACCGCGCTCGCGGTGCACGCGGCCCACCGCGCCCGCCAGGCGTACCCGGCGGGCCAGCTGTTCGCCCGGCTCACCGCGCCGGACGGCAGCCCGGTCGACCCGGGCGAGGTGCTCGGCGGGTTCCTGCGCGCCGCGGGCGTGCCCGACGAGCGCATCCCCGCCGACCCCGGCGAGCGCAGCACGATGTTCCGCACCTGGACCGCGGGCCGCCCGGCGCTCGTGGTGCTCGACGACGCCTGCGGCGCCGAGCAGGTGCAGCCGCTGCTGCCCGGCTCGGCCGAGTGCGCGGTGATCGTCACCAGCCGGTACGGCCTGCACGGCGTGGCCGGGGCGCGGGTGCTCGCCCTGGACGTGCCGGACGAGGCCGAGTGCCTGGAGCTGCTCGCGCTCATCATCGGCGAGGCCAGGGTGGAGCAGGAGCGCCGGGAGGCCGAGCGCATCGTCCGGCTGTGCGGCGGGCTGCCGCTCGCGCTGCGCTGCGCGGGCTCCCGGCTCGCCGCGAGCCAGGGCCTGGCGCTGCGCAACTACGCCGACCGGCTCGCCGACCCGGCCACCCGGCTCGACGAGCTGTGCGTGTCGAACCTCGACGTGCGCGCCGCGCTCGACGCCTCGTACCGCCGGCTCGACCCGCCCGAGCGCAGCCTGTTCCGGCTGCTCGGCCTGCTGCGCACCCCGGACGTGGCGCCGTCGCACGCCGCGGCGCTGCTCGGCTGCGAGACCGCCCGCGCGGCCCGGCTGCTCGCCCGCCTCGCCGACGCCTCGCTGCTGCGGGTACGGCCCGGCGACGACGGCGAGGTCCGTTACACGCTGCACGAGCTGGTGCGGCTGTTCGCCCGGGAGTGCCTGGAGGAGGAGCTCGACCGCGCCCGGTCCGGCGAGCCGCCGCTCGCCGAGGAGGACGCCGAGGAGGAGACCGAGGAGACCGTCGCGGTGCCGCTGGAGGGGCTCCAGCGCTGA
- a CDS encoding TcmI family type II polyketide cyclase produces the protein MHQTLIVARMEPSETEAVAKIFAESDATDLPYMIGVSRRTLFRFHGLYFHLVEAEQDITPNLYRARSHPLYADINRKLAEHIRPYDPNWREPKDAMAEPFYHWEAGR, from the coding sequence GTGCACCAGACGCTGATCGTCGCACGGATGGAGCCCTCCGAGACCGAAGCCGTGGCGAAGATCTTCGCCGAGTCCGACGCCACCGATCTGCCGTACATGATCGGGGTCTCCCGGCGCACGCTCTTCCGGTTCCACGGCCTGTACTTCCACCTCGTCGAGGCGGAGCAGGACATCACGCCCAACCTCTACCGGGCCCGCTCGCACCCGCTGTACGCGGACATCAACCGGAAGCTCGCCGAGCACATCCGGCCGTACGACCCGAACTGGCGCGAGCCCAAGGACGCCATGGCCGAGCCGTTCTACCACTGGGAGGCGGGGCGATGA
- a CDS encoding cupin domain-containing protein: MTRPIEKVSIDAVAPNTRRGGDLRVLLSPRTVGATSGFMGAGWLRPGEHITEHYHPYSEEFLYLVRGTLVARIDGEREITLTAGDALMVPKTIRHRLDNVGDEEAFFVFHAGPLAPRPELGHVDTEAVTGTDDVPLVGGGGPR, encoded by the coding sequence ATGACCAGGCCCATCGAGAAGGTGTCGATCGACGCGGTGGCGCCGAACACCCGCCGGGGCGGCGACCTGCGCGTGCTGCTCAGCCCGCGGACCGTCGGCGCGACCTCGGGCTTCATGGGCGCCGGGTGGCTGCGCCCCGGCGAGCACATCACCGAGCACTACCACCCCTACTCGGAGGAGTTCCTCTACCTGGTGCGGGGCACCCTCGTCGCCCGCATCGACGGCGAGCGGGAGATCACCCTCACCGCCGGCGACGCGCTCATGGTGCCGAAGACGATCCGGCACCGGCTCGACAACGTCGGCGACGAGGAGGCGTTCTTCGTCTTCCACGCCGGCCCGCTCGCCCCGCGGCCCGAGCTCGGGCACGTGGACACCGAGGCGGTCACCGGGACCGACGACGTGCCGCTGGTCGGGGGTGGGGGTCCGCGGTGA